A region from the Cannabis sativa cultivar Pink pepper isolate KNU-18-1 chromosome 9, ASM2916894v1, whole genome shotgun sequence genome encodes:
- the LOC115722320 gene encoding probable enoyl-CoA hydratase 1, peroxisomal yields MGQSSPEKLIVVSNEPNGIGFVTINRPRSLNSLTKPMMTDLAQSIKALAQDVSVRVIVLSGSGRAFCSGVDLTSAEDVFKGDVKDVESDPVAQMELCKKPIIGAINGFAVTAGFEIALACDLLVASKGAKFMDTHARFGIFPSWGLSQKLSRIIGANKAREVSLAATPLTAEVAEKLGFVNHVVEENELLNKAREIALAIIKNNQDLVLRYKAVINDGLKLDLGHALSLEKERAHDYYNGMTKDQFKKMQEFIAGRSSKKPSSKL; encoded by the exons ATGGGTCAGTCTTCGCCGGAAAAGCTTATAGTCGTCAGTAATGAGCCCAACGGAATTGGATTCGTCACGATCAACCGCCCCAGATCTCTAAACTCACTCACCAAGCCTATGATGACGGACCTAGCTCAATCCATCAAGGCCTTGGCTCAAGACGTTTCGGTCCGTGTAATCGTTCTTTCCGGGTCGGGTCGAGCCTTTTGCTCCGGCGTCGACTTGACTTCGGCCGAGGATGTTTTCAAAGGAGACGTTAAGGATGTGGAGTCCGATCCGGTGGCGCAGATGGAGCTGTGCAAGAAGCCGATTATTGGAGCCATAAATGGATTCGCGGTCACTGCTGGTTTTGAGATCGCGCTAGCTTGCGATTTATTGGTGGCTAGTAAAGGAGCTAAGTTCATGGATACTCATGCTAG ATTTGGGATATTTCCTTCATGGGGACTTTCTCAGAAGCTTTCTCGCATTATAGGAGCCAACAAAGCTAGAGAAGTATCTCTTGCAGCCACACCCCTAACTGCAGAGGTAGCTGAGAAATTAGGCTTTGTGAATCATGTTGTTGAAGAGAATGAATTATTGAACAAAGCCCGAGAAATTGCCTTGgctattataaaaaataatcaagattTGGTGTTGAGGTATAAGGCAGTGATAAATGATGGCCTCAAGCTGGACCTTGGTCATGCTCTTTCATTAGAAAAG GAAAGAGCTCATGACTATTACAATGGAATGACCAAAGATCAATTCAAGAAGATGCAGGAATTTATTGCAGGTCGCAGCTCAAAAAAGCCTTCTTCTAAGTTGTAG
- the LOC115721899 gene encoding putative ubiquitin-conjugating enzyme E2 38, whose amino-acid sequence MAQNGTELENDILPFKRFDVVSNDSDHYYAKRKNKAKKNDVVSAGGSGAAVVATGEDNHDDDSSSMNDCASATVSQVHKKIMKEWRILERNLPDSIYVRVYENRIDLLRAVIVGAAGTPYHDGLYFFDLAFPSDYPARPPKVHYRSYGLRLNPNLYANGTVCLSLLNTWSGKTTERWNPAESTVLQVLVSIQALVLNERPYFNEPGTGLFGQARWEKYSRDYNRDVFLLCCKTTIHSIRNPPKHFEEFVAAHYRERAKVFLGACRAYANGRVRIGYYRDGDENDVVSEEIYVSKKFVGTMKLIYYQLVTSFLKVGATGIGGHQLKLVKKTTSFEVESNGKNQKKKAFVEKLVTTIKRVFRLVNKKSGKNSNNNAISV is encoded by the coding sequence ATGGCACAAAATGGCACTGAGTTGGAGAACGATATTTTACCGTTTAAACGATTCGACGTCGTTTCGAACGACTCTGATCATTACTACGCAAAACGAAAAAATAAGGCAAAGAAGAACGACGTCGTTTCGGCTGGTGGTAGCGGTGCCGCCGTGGTGGCCACCGGAGAAGATAATCACGATGATGATAGCTCATCCATGAACGACTGTGCTTCGGCTACAGTGAGTCAGGTACATAAAAAGATTATGAAAGAGTGGAGAATCTTAGAGAGGAATCTTCCCGATTCTATCTATGTGAGGGTTTACGAGAACAGAATCGATCTACTCAGAGCTGTGATCGTCGGCGCCGCTGGTACACCGTATCACGATGGACTCTACTTTTTCGATCTCGCTTTTCCTTCTGATTATCCTGCTCGACCTCCCAAGGTACACTATCGTTCTTACGGGCTGAGGCTTAATCCCAATTTGTACGCGAACGGTACGGTCTGCTTGAGTTTGCTTAACACTTGGTCAGGGAAGACGACGGAGCGGTGGAATCCGGCGGAATCGACGGTTTTACAGGTTCTGGTTTCGATTCAAGCTCTGGTACTGAACGAGAGACCGTATTTCAACGAACCAGGAACTGGATTGTTCGGTCAAGCTAGGTGGGAGAAGTATTCAAGGGATTACAACAGAGATGTTTTTCTCTTGTGCTGCAAAACTACGATTCATTCGATTCGAAATCCGCCGAAGCATTTCGAGGAATTCGTCGCCGCGCATTATCGAGAGAGAGCCAAGGTTTTTCTGGGCGCGTGTAGAGCTTACGCGAATGGACGCGTGAGAATCGGGTACTATAGGGATGGTGATGAAAACGACGTCGTTTCGGAAGAGATCTACGTATCGAAAAAGTTCGTTGGGACGATGAAGCTGATTTATTATCAACTGGTGACGAGTTTTTTGAAGGTTGGAGCTACCGGCATCGGCGGGCATCAGTTGAAGTTGGTGAAGAAAACGACGTCGTTTGAGGTGGAAAGTAATGGGAAGAATCAGAAGAAGAAGGCCTTTGTTGAGAAGCTTGTTACGACAATCAAAAGGGTTTTTAGATTGGTAAACAAGAAAAGTGGCAAAAATAGCAATAATAATGCTATTTCTGTGTAA
- the LOC115722321 gene encoding stress-response A/B barrel domain-containing protein HS1, which yields MEKANKGVVKHLVIMKFKDGISDDQIEQMNKEYANLLNLVPSMKALQLGKVVEMSPGNYKHGNGGYTHIFESTFESMEGVAEYTFHPAHLHLGHLYSHTFDKVLVFDYIIPITTISPNSSTS from the exons AAAGCAAATAAGGGAGTGGTGAAGCATTTGGTGATAATGAAGTTCAAAGATGGAATCTCAGATGACCAAATTGAACAAATGAACAAGGAATATGCCAATCTCCTTAATCTAGTTCCATCCATGAAAGCCCTACAatt GGGAAAAGTGGTAGAGATGAGCCCTGGAAATTATAAGCATGGAAATGGAGGGTACACTCACATATTTGAATCGACATTTGAGAGTATGGAAGGTGTAGCTGAGTATACATTTCATCCTGCTCATCTTCATTTAGGACATTTGTATTCTCATACCTTTGACAAAGTTCTAGTTTTTGACTACATCATACCAATAACAACAATTTCACCTAATTCCTCCacatcataa